DNA sequence from the bacterium genome:
CAGCAGGATGCACCCGGGAGCGATCCGGTCGGCGATCTCGCTCAGGCGTCGCAGCTCCTCGTCGAGCTTGCCGCTGGTCATCGTCGCGTCCTCTTCGCGCCGGTAGTGGGTGAACAACCCTGGGCACAGCGCGCCGGCAAACGATTCCGCGGCGACGAACATCCCGCACTGCATCATGAGCTGCGCCACCCCCACCGCCCGCAGAAAGCTGGACTTCCCGCCCTGGTTGGCGCCGGTGATGATCACCAGGGGCCGGCCGTCGGCGTGCAGCGCATTGCCGACCACCGCCTGCTCCATCTGCAGCGCCAGGCAGGGGTCGTAGAGGCCGGTGGCGCGGTGGCGCGCGGCGTCGGGCGGCTCGGGGATCGGGAAGCACACCGGTGCCGCCAGCGTCGTCAATTGCGCATGCAGGTTGAGGCAGCCGATGTAGAACGCCAGCTCGGTGCGCAGCAGGCGGAAGAAGCCGAGGACGTGGTCGGCGGATTGCGCCAGCGCGTTGGCGACGCCGTTGAGCCCCTGGCCGCGCAGCTCCTGCAGCGCGCGCGCCCCCGCCTCGTCGCGATCGTCGAGGTGAAACGTGTACGGCGAGCGCGCCGCGCCGACGAGCCACGACCACCAGGAGGCGGGCGCACCATCCGCGGCGCGCACGACGTAGCCGGTGCCCCGGTTGCCCTCGCCCAGCTCGGCGCTCAACACGGTGCCGTGGCGGAAGCGGAGCGCCTGCATCTGCGCCTCGACGCGGTCCAGATAGGCATCGGTCAACTCGCCCACGAGGGTGGAGAACAGCCGCGTCAGTCCCTCGGAGGCGACGACGTCGAGCTGCTGCGCGGCGAGATCGCGCACGCGTCGCAGGGCCGGCAGCAGCAGCTCCAACAGCTCGATCGAGCTGTGCAGAATCGACGCCGGATGCCGCGAATGGATGCCCCAGTAGCGGTGCCGTTCGGTCTCGATCGCCTCGACCACGAGCTCGTAGAGCTGGCGGACGACCGGCCGGTGGTTCAGGCAGTCGCGCAGCACGGCCTGGCGGTAGAGGATGGTCTCCACATCGCTGGCGAGCGCGGCGACCAGCGCCCGCCGCGCCACGTCGGCGATGAAGTCGTCCTCGCCGGCCATGCCGCGCACGAGGACCTCGAGCTCGAGGTCCTGCGTCAGGGTGGGAGCGTCCCACCGCCCGCGCTCGGGCGGGGCGAAGTCCCGCTCCCGATGGAGCAGCAGCGCTCTCATTCGCGGATCCGTTGCCGCAGCCACGCGCGCGTGACGCGATGCGCCTCGGCGAGCGCCAGCGCGTGCGCCAGCCCGTCCGCCGGCCGGCGTTCGAGCCGATAGGTGCGTACGGCGGGATCATCGGGTTCGACGCCGCCGACGATGCTGACCGTCTTCTCGTCGAAGGTCGCCAGCTCGTCCAGGAAGGTCACGCAGACGGCCAGGAGGTCGAGCCGCGAGAGGTGCCCGAGGATGCGACGGCCGAGCGCGAGGGCGTCGCGCAACGTCGTCGAGGTGAAGATCTCGTTGATGACGACGATGCTCCGTTCCGTCGCGGCGGCGAGGATGTCGCGCATGCGGACGAGGTCGTCCTCCAACTTGCCGCGTCGCGTGGCGAGGTCCTCCTCGCGCTCGAAGTGCGTGAAGACCCGGTCGCACAGGAGCAGGCGGGCCTCGCGACCGGGAACGGGACAGCCCAACGCCGCGAGATAGTGCATCTGGCCGAAGGTGCGGGCGAACGTCGTCTTGCCGCCCTGGTTGGGACCCGTGACCACCATGATGCGCTCCGGCCCATGCAGGGCGAAGTCGTTGCAGACGACCGCGCGCCGCTCGCCGATCAGCTTGCGGGCGAGCGCCAGGTCGAAGCCCTGCCGGCTGCAGACCGCCTTGTCGTCGGCGGAGACCTGGGGATAGCAGAACACCAGCCCGGCGCGGCGCACCTCCGCCATGTGCTCGAGATAGGCGACGTAGAACTGGATCTCGCGATCGAGCCAGGCGATGGTGGGTGCGACGAAATCGGCGTGCGCGGTGCGGAAGCGCGCCAGCGCGGCGAACGGCTCCGGATGCAGGAGGGCGACGCGATCGAGGATCTCCGCTTCGACGTGGTTGAGCCCGCCGCGGTCGACAACCGCCACCCGGTAGTCCTTCGCCGGCTCGCGCCGGAAGGGTGCGAACGTCTCGGCCACGATGGCGCCGTAGTCGTCCTCGCCGGCGTATGGCTGGACGGTGACGCTGCCCGCCTCGATGCGCAGGCCGTAGCGGATCGCCGCCAGCGCCGCCGTCAGGGATCGCGCCGCCAGCGCGCACTCCACGAACCGGCTCGACGCGACGTACGCGGTCAGGTGCGCGCGCACGCGGCGCAGGGCGCGGGAGCGGAGTGGCAGCGCCCGCAGATCCGCCAGCAACGCCTCCACCGCGCCGCAGTAGGCGACCGCGGCGTCGAGGAACCAGCGCTGCTGCTCGCGCGCGTACGACCGCTCGGTCGACGCGCCGAGGTGGGCGCGCATGCGCCGCATCCCGGCGGCGAACGCCTGCACCGCGGGCATGGCGCCGCCCTCGTCGAGGTCGCGCATGACCTCCTGCCGGTAGCGCACGGCATCCGCGTCGGGGAGGAGGAGGTGAAAGAATGGGGCCAGGTCGTAGGCGTCGCGCCCGGCGACGATGGCGCCGACGATCTGGTCGAGGTTCAGATCGGGAAAGCAGGCCGGCTGGGCCGCGCCCTCCGCCTCGGCGCGCAGCGCCGGGGTCGGAAAGAGGACGCTGCAGAACGCCTCGCCCCCCTCCGGCGCGATGGCCCCCGTGGCATCCTCGGCGATCGGATCGACCGCGGTCGTCGACGCGCGCTCCATCAGGTCGACCCTCCGCGAAGGCGGTCGGCGGGCGGGGGCGGCTCCGCGGGCGCCTCGCGCCGCGGCTGTCCGTCCAGGCGCATCGCGGCGGCGGCGCGCCGCACCGCCGGGCTGGGATCGGACGCCGCCTGCGCGATCGCCTGCTCCGCGGCCGCGCCGCCGATGGTCGCCACGGCGCGCAGCGCCGCCAGGCGCACCAGGAACGCCGGATGGCGGAGCGCCTCGATCACCAACGCCGCGGCGTCCGGTCCGCCGATGCGCGCCAGCGCCGCGACGATGTCGCTGGCCAGGAATGGATCGTCGGTCGCCCGCAGGTGGGCGCCGAGCGCGGCCACCGCCGCCCCGGCGCGGCGCTCGCCGAGTATGCGCGCCGCCCGCCGCTGCGTCGTCGCCTCCGGGTGGCGCAGCGCCGCGATCAGCTTGTCGGTGAAGTCGCGGTGGTCGAGGGCGCGCAGATCGTGCGCGCAGTGCGGGCACTGCGTCGCCGTCGCCGCGACGGTCCGCCAGCACGCGGGGCAGAAATGGGTCATCGGCGCACCTGGCGGCGGTCCGGTCGGTGGGCGCTGGCGCCTCGGACGCCACCGCGCGGCGCGTCTCGCCACGGCGCCGGCGGCGGAGTAAGAACGTGCGGAGGCAGAAGCAGGCGCATGTCGGGAACGAGCGTCGAGGTGGTGGCGGCGGCCCTGCGGCGGCGCGGCTGCCCGATCTGCAACGTCGTGCGCGGCATGGTGTTCGACGAGCTCAGCCGCCTGCAACGGCAGGCCGTCGTCGATCCCGCCACCCGCGCGGACATGGTGGCGCGCGGCGGATTCTGCGCGGCGCATCTCCGCGACCTCGAACACCTGGCCAGCCCGCTCACCATGGCGACGCTGCTGGCGCCGCTGCTGGAACGGGTGGCGGAGAGCGCCGGCGCGGTCGCGGCCGAGATCGCCGGCGGGGTCGACCTGCTGCGCCGCCACCCGGGGGAGATCGCCGACCAGCTCGGCGCGCCGCGCGCCTGCCCGGTCTGCGAGCGCGTCGTCGTCTGGGAGGACGCCGCGGTCGCGGACCTGCTCGCCATCGCCAGCGATCCCAGCGGCGGGGTGGCGTATCGCGGTAGCGATGGATTGTGCCTGACGCACCTGACCAACGCCGTGCGCGCCTGCGGCGATCCGGTGTTGGCGCAGCACCTGCTGGAGGTGGCCGCGGAGCAGACGCGCCGGCTGGCGTCCCAACTCGCGGCGCTGGTTCGCAAGCGCGGCGAGCGCGATCGCCGGCCGGGCGCGGAGGACGCCGCCCCGAGGGTCGCGGCGCAGAAACTCGGCGGCGGCTGAGCGCGGTCAACCGGCATCGCTGTCCCGGTGCAGTTGGTCGTGCAGGACCGCGAGCTCGACGTCGATCGGACTCGCAGGGGCGGCCACGGTCGGCGCCGCGTCCGCGGCGCACGGGTCGAGCGCGGCGGCGAGCGACCGCCGCCAGGCGCTGGCCGCCTCCTCCAAGGTCCTGGCAAGGTCGCGGCCCAGCGCCGCGCGGCGCGCCGCCAACAGCGCCGGGACGTTGGCCGCGACCCATCGTTCGGCGCGACGGCGGAGGTGTCGCCGGCCCACCGCGCCGGGCAGCAGCAGGGTCCGGGCGAGGCCGATGGGCGGAATGTCCAGCGTCGGCGCCGCGAGGTCGAGGTGGGGAGCGGCAAGCGGCGGCAGGCCGCGGATCGACGCGGCTGCGTCGATCGCCTGCTGCCGCCACTGCGCCACCAACGCGGCGGCGGCAGCCTGCAGACACTCGTGCTCGCCGGCGTGCCAGCAGCTCAATGCCGACGCCAGCTCCTGACGGAGCGCGCCCTCGAAGGCGACCGCCCAGGCGCGAACCGAGCGAGCGCCGCTGCGCACCGGAAAACGGCGGATGCAGTCGCGGAGCCGCTGCTCGACCGCGGCCGTCGTCGGGCCGGCGCAGGTGCGCAGCAGCGTCCGCGCCGCCTCCGCGGCGCGCTCGCGCGTCTCCAACAGCTCGCGCAGCAGCACGAGACCGAGCTGCTGTCGCCCGTGCGCTCGTCGCTCCTCGTCCCACAGGGCGGTCAGCGGCGCCGAGCGCGCGCGCATCTGCTGCGTGGCGACGGCGCGCGCCGCGATCCCGGCCAGCCGGCGACGGGCCGCGGCCGTCACGATCGCCTGTCCCTCACCGCGCACCAGCTCCGCCAGCAGGGCCGCGAGCGCGGGCACGCCGCTCGCCTCCAGCGCCGCCCCGTCGCCAGCGCGCGCCGCGCGGCGCGCCGCGGCCGCTGAGACGGCCAGCACGGGAAGCGCGCCCTGGTGTCGCAGGCGGCACAGTTGCGCCCGGGTGAAGTCGATCACCGGACCGCGCTCATCGTCGGAGACCAGATCGATCTTGTTCTCGACGATGATCGTGCGGCGACCGGCGGCCAGCGCCTCGCGCACGAATTCCACCTCGCGGCGGCTTGCCGGCTGTTCGGCGCTGAGGACCACGATGAGCACGTGCGCCGCCGCCAGCGAGTCGCGCGCGATGGCGCCGACGTCGGCGAACGCGCTGCCGGTGCCCGGCGTGTCCACCAGGTCCACGCCGTGGCGCAACACCGCCGCCGGGGCCGCGACGGTCACCTCCGAGACCCGCCGCCGGTTGCCGGGATTGCCGCGCTCGGTCACGTAGTCCGCGAGCGCCGCCGGGTCGACGACCAGGCGACGGCCATCGCGCAGCGCGACCGTCACCGCCAACACGTCGCCGTGGGTCAGGCGCGTGCCGACGGTCGTCAGCGGCAGGGCGCCGACCGGCAGGAGATCCTGCCCGACGAGGGCGTTGATCAGCGACGACTTGCCGCGTTTGAACTCGCCGACCACGGCCGCCACCAGCGTTGGGCGGCGCAGCCGCGCCACCTCCGCACGCGCCTCCGCGGCGAGCGCCGGAAGCCGCGCCCGCGCCAGCAGCCAGGCCAGACGCCCGCCCAGCTCGCGCACCGCGGCGTCAGATGGAGCGCAGGGCGTGGAGGCGGCGCGGCTCATCCGTGCTCCGTCCGCGCCTCGCCGAGCCCGCGAATGCGCAAGTCGATCTCCAGCAGCCGCCACTGGATGGCGCCGTTGGCTCGGTAGCGCGCCTGGGCGGCGGCGTCGAGCAGCGTCTGCAGGCGGCCCGGATTTCCGGCCGATCGACGCACCGCCTCGCGCAATTCCGCCGGACGCCACGGCGCGCTCCCCGGCCGCGACAGGCGATCGCGCGCCAGGCGCGACATCGCCGCCGACGGCAACGGCGGCAGCGCCAGCGGCGCGCACCCCGACAGCAGCCAGCGGACGCGGCCGACCTGCTCCGCCGCGCGCGCCACGATCACCACTGGGGCGCGTTCCATCCAGGTTTCGAGCAGACGCGCCACCGCCGGGTGCGGCGCCTCGACGTGGTCGAGCAGGAGACAGGCGCGCTGGCGTTCGAGACTTCGGTGCATGAGGCGCGAGAGGTCCGGCAGATGAGCGTGGGCGAGAAAGCGCCGCATCTGGGCGAGCGATCCGACCCGCGTCGGGCGCTCGATGTACCGACTCTCCAGCACGCCGCGCTGGAGGAGCAGGTTGACCAGGACGTGGACGATGATCGCGCGCCGGCTCCGCCCCGCGGCCGCGTACAGCAGCGGCAGGGGAGCCGGCGGCGGCGCCGCGGGATCGCGGAGGATCTCGCGCAGCAGCGCCGTCTTGCCGATGCCGGCCGGCCCGCTGAGGAACACGCAGCGGCCGGCGCGCAGATGATCGCGCAGGGCGGCGACCTCGGCTTCGCGGCCGACCAGGGGCGGCGGGTGGGCAGCGCGGGCGAGCGACGCGGCGATGCGCAGCGGCGAGTCTGACATGGCCGCTCACAGCAACCGGCCGACGACCGTGCCGCCCCAGACCGAGGCGAGGCAGGCGGCGAGCGTGACCCCCAGGTTCGCGAACCCGCCAGCGCCGCTGCCCTCGCGCAGCAGGGCCATCGTCTCGTAGCTGAACGTCGACATGGTCGTGAATCCCCCGCAGAAACCCGTCGCGAGCAGGATGCGCACTTCGGGACTGATCAGTCCGCGCTCGAGGGAGAGCGTCATCAGCAGGCCGATGACGAAGCTGCCGAGGACGTTCACGGTCAGCGTGCCGACCGGAAATTGACCGCCATTCACGGCTTGCGCCCAGCCCGCGACCCAGTATCGCGCCACCGATCCGACCAGGCCGCCGACGGCGACCAGCACCGTGCGGGTCATGCTCGCACTCGTCTCATGGGCGCGGCTCCGGACCTCACTCCGGCTCGTCCAGATGCCAGGTGCTGTTGAGCAGGCGTACCGCCCACGTGTCGCCGTCGCGGCCGAGCTCGTTGAGCG
Encoded proteins:
- a CDS encoding HEAT repeat domain-containing protein, with translation MTHFCPACWRTVAATATQCPHCAHDLRALDHRDFTDKLIAALRHPEATTQRRAARILGERRAGAAVAALGAHLRATDDPFLASDIVAALARIGGPDAAALVIEALRHPAFLVRLAALRAVATIGGAAAEQAIAQAASDPSPAVRRAAAAMRLDGQPRREAPAEPPPPADRLRGGST
- the crcB gene encoding fluoride efflux transporter CrcB codes for the protein MTRTVLVAVGGLVGSVARYWVAGWAQAVNGGQFPVGTLTVNVLGSFVIGLLMTLSLERGLISPEVRILLATGFCGGFTTMSTFSYETMALLREGSGAGGFANLGVTLAACLASVWGGTVVGRLL
- a CDS encoding dynamin family protein, with product MSRAASTPCAPSDAAVRELGGRLAWLLARARLPALAAEARAEVARLRRPTLVAAVVGEFKRGKSSLINALVGQDLLPVGALPLTTVGTRLTHGDVLAVTVALRDGRRLVVDPAALADYVTERGNPGNRRRVSEVTVAAPAAVLRHGVDLVDTPGTGSAFADVGAIARDSLAAAHVLIVVLSAEQPASRREVEFVREALAAGRRTIIVENKIDLVSDDERGPVIDFTRAQLCRLRHQGALPVLAVSAAAARRAARAGDGAALEASGVPALAALLAELVRGEGQAIVTAAARRRLAGIAARAVATQQMRARSAPLTALWDEERRAHGRQQLGLVLLRELLETRERAAEAARTLLRTCAGPTTAAVEQRLRDCIRRFPVRSGARSVRAWAVAFEGALRQELASALSCWHAGEHECLQAAAAALVAQWRQQAIDAAASIRGLPPLAAPHLDLAAPTLDIPPIGLARTLLLPGAVGRRHLRRRAERWVAANVPALLAARRAALGRDLARTLEEAASAWRRSLAAALDPCAADAAPTVAAPASPIDVELAVLHDQLHRDSDAG
- a CDS encoding ATP-binding protein, translated to MSDSPLRIAASLARAAHPPPLVGREAEVAALRDHLRAGRCVFLSGPAGIGKTALLREILRDPAAPPPAPLPLLYAAAGRSRRAIIVHVLVNLLLQRGVLESRYIERPTRVGSLAQMRRFLAHAHLPDLSRLMHRSLERQRACLLLDHVEAPHPAVARLLETWMERAPVVIVARAAEQVGRVRWLLSGCAPLALPPLPSAAMSRLARDRLSRPGSAPWRPAELREAVRRSAGNPGRLQTLLDAAAQARYRANGAIQWRLLEIDLRIRGLGEARTEHG
- a CDS encoding DNA mismatch repair protein MutS codes for the protein MRALLLHRERDFAPPERGRWDAPTLTQDLELEVLVRGMAGEDDFIADVARRALVAALASDVETILYRQAVLRDCLNHRPVVRQLYELVVEAIETERHRYWGIHSRHPASILHSSIELLELLLPALRRVRDLAAQQLDVVASEGLTRLFSTLVGELTDAYLDRVEAQMQALRFRHGTVLSAELGEGNRGTGYVVRAADGAPASWWSWLVGAARSPYTFHLDDRDEAGARALQELRGQGLNGVANALAQSADHVLGFFRLLRTELAFYIGCLNLHAQLTTLAAPVCFPIPEPPDAARHRATGLYDPCLALQMEQAVVGNALHADGRPLVIITGANQGGKSSFLRAVGVAQLMMQCGMFVAAESFAGALCPGLFTHYRREEDATMTSGKLDEELRRLSEIADRIAPGCILLCNETFAATNEREGSALARQVVEALLEKGIRVFFVTHLYELARQTLASDADRTLFLRDERRPDGTRSFCLIEAPPLDTGHGEDLYRRIFDQGAPAR
- a CDS encoding DNA mismatch repair protein MutS; the encoded protein is MERASTTAVDPIAEDATGAIAPEGGEAFCSVLFPTPALRAEAEGAAQPACFPDLNLDQIVGAIVAGRDAYDLAPFFHLLLPDADAVRYRQEVMRDLDEGGAMPAVQAFAAGMRRMRAHLGASTERSYAREQQRWFLDAAVAYCGAVEALLADLRALPLRSRALRRVRAHLTAYVASSRFVECALAARSLTAALAAIRYGLRIEAGSVTVQPYAGEDDYGAIVAETFAPFRREPAKDYRVAVVDRGGLNHVEAEILDRVALLHPEPFAALARFRTAHADFVAPTIAWLDREIQFYVAYLEHMAEVRRAGLVFCYPQVSADDKAVCSRQGFDLALARKLIGERRAVVCNDFALHGPERIMVVTGPNQGGKTTFARTFGQMHYLAALGCPVPGREARLLLCDRVFTHFEREEDLATRRGKLEDDLVRMRDILAAATERSIVVINEIFTSTTLRDALALGRRILGHLSRLDLLAVCVTFLDELATFDEKTVSIVGGVEPDDPAVRTYRLERRPADGLAHALALAEAHRVTRAWLRQRIRE